CCCCCCCCCCCCCCCCCCCACCTCTCACTCTTTCTCGTGCTAGCATAGGATAAACCACAAGTTTTGCTTCCAAAATACTCGCCATACTCAACCCATGAATAAGGTTAGCACAACCTATCTACTCTGGCTCCTCGGCATGTTTGGAGCCAATGGTATTCATCGCCTGTATAATGGTAAAATCGCTACAGGTATTCTCTGGTGCTGTACATTCGGCCTGTTTGGGATTGGTCAATTTATTGACTTGATTTTTATTCCCGGTATGGTTGATGAATATAACCTCAAATATCGGCTCAAACATGGGTTATCTCCAACCGGTGTACCGTTGAGTCCTCAGACGATTCCCTGTGAAGTGGTAGAGGTGACTGAAAAACAAGCGCCAGAACCCACTAAGGTGAAATTAGTTAAAGCGGCTGCTGCACGAGGAGGAGAGATTTCTGTAACTCAAGCAGTGGTGGATACGGGTTTAGATTTTGATGAGGTGGAAAACCTGTTACTGGAGATGTTGAAAAAGGGTTATGTGACGGTGGATAATCATCCTCAAACGGGGGTCGTTTTGTATCGCTTTGAGGAACTTTAAGCCCCATCTTCCCCTAGCAATATCTAAGGTGTAATCCGTTAAAAATGAGGAGGGAAGAATTGTGTCTCTGGTAACCGGGAATCGGGAATTAGTACGCCACGAATTGTGGATATTGTTGAGGATTTGATGGCGCTCGAAGAGCTTTATCGACAGGATTTAGTAGCTCAGGAAATAGTAGAGACGATTTTTCAAACGGCTGAAGAGAACCATTTACTCGAGACGTTTGCGGAGATTGCTGATGAGGATTTGTGCGATCGCTGTAATGGTATTATGGCCATGCATCTTTGGGCAACAGCAAGTAAGGGCATGAGTCCAGAAGAGCTTGATAATTTAATTGCCGCGATTCAAAGTCACTAGCATTGATGAGTTATTTGCTAGATACCAATATTGTTTCATTAGTAATAAGGGGTAATCGGGATATATTCTAATGCATTAATGCCTCTGATGCAACTCAATACCCTGTGTATATTGGCGGAATTACTTATTTTGAAATTCGGCGCGGTTTGTTAGACAAAATGCCGCAGCACAAATACGAAAGTTTGAGAATTCAATCAAAATTGTGCCGATCATCATGTTAGATAATGTGGCGATTTTTGAACAGGCAGCCGTAATTTATGCCAATTTTCAAAGTCGTGGGTTAATGATCCAAACTGAGGATATTTTGATCGCAGCCACAGGCATCGTTAAGGGGTTAACAGTAGTATCGCGAGATGAAGATTTGAGACGGATTCAAGAGTTGAACTTGGAGAATTGGCTAAGTTGAGCTATCCTTTTACTATTTTCCCGTAGTAGCCAATCTAGACTAAGAGATGAGCAACCATCATGTCTGTTCTGTTAGTCTAGAGATTCACTCATCCGATCCATAAAATCAGTAATTTGCTGATAAAAAATTTGCCCCTTATTTTGACTCGCACCTGCCGTAACCAACACCTGCAAAAATTCCACCAGTGAGCGAATCGTCGCATCACAAATCAAGTCAAAAAGCTGACTCAAATCATCTTGATTGTGTTGTCCATACACCAGAGCATTAATATAATCATTGCGGATTTGATTATGAATGACAACAATGGGGTATCCTGCACGAAGTAATAGTAAATTCATCAATAATCTAGCTGTTCGTCCATTGCCATCCCGAAAAGGATGGATAGAAACAAAGCGATAATGTGCCTGGGTTGCATATTCCACAGGATGAAGGTTTAAAGCTGAGTCTGAATTGAGCCAAATCACAAAATCTCTCATCAGTTGAGACAGTAAATAATGGGGAGGATAACGATAATTTGTTCCTGCTGCCATCACATCTAGAGTGCGATAACTCCCCGCTTCATTGGGGTTTATTTTTCGCAGAATTAGATTGTGGATTTGTTTGATTTCCCATTCATTAATTTCCGTATCCACCTGGGCTAACGTTTCAATATAGTCGATCGCTTCTTTATGCCCAATCACTTCCAAATGCTCATCAAGTGTCTTACCCCCAATCGTAATTCCCTTCGTTAAAACCAACTCAGTTTCACTTTGGGTTAGCGTATTCCCTTCAATGGCATTTGAGTTATAGGTAAACTGAACATCATAGAGTTTTTTCAGTTCCGTCACGATCGCCCAGTCAAAGGGTCTAAATTCATCTAACCAAGATTTGAGTTGGTTGATTTGCTCTAATTTAACCGGATAATTCATGATTACATAGTTCTCAATTAAAGCAGTTAATGAAAACTCAGGTTCTTGATTGAAAACGATGAGTTTTTGTATAAATTTATCGTGTAGTCTAGAAGAAGCAACCCGTAAATTTTCTTCGATTTTCATCCTGACTCATAACTCCTCTAACGCCGGTGGGCTTTGCTGACCATTTTCCGGGAGAGTCGAAACGGGATCTCTTCCTGTTCCGCCCAATCTTGGAGAAGGCGGTAAAAGAGTTTACGATCTTCGCTGCGGAGAACGGTGACTTGATCGGCGGTTTCGATCGCATAAGGATATCCGCGCCCAATAATAGCTTCTGCGCGTACCCAGTCGATCACTTGCTCCAGTAAC
This sequence is a window from Roseofilum reptotaenium CS-1145. Protein-coding genes within it:
- a CDS encoding TM2 domain-containing protein, encoding MNKVSTTYLLWLLGMFGANGIHRLYNGKIATGILWCCTFGLFGIGQFIDLIFIPGMVDEYNLKYRLKHGLSPTGVPLSPQTIPCEVVEVTEKQAPEPTKVKLVKAAAARGGEISVTQAVVDTGLDFDEVENLLLEMLKKGYVTVDNHPQTGVVLYRFEEL
- a CDS encoding PIN domain-containing protein, which codes for MPIIMLDNVAIFEQAAVIYANFQSRGLMIQTEDILIAATGIVKGLTVVSRDEDLRRIQELNLENWLS
- a CDS encoding Fic family protein, whose translation is MKIEENLRVASSRLHDKFIQKLIVFNQEPEFSLTALIENYVIMNYPVKLEQINQLKSWLDEFRPFDWAIVTELKKLYDVQFTYNSNAIEGNTLTQSETELVLTKGITIGGKTLDEHLEVIGHKEAIDYIETLAQVDTEINEWEIKQIHNLILRKINPNEAGSYRTLDVMAAGTNYRYPPHYLLSQLMRDFVIWLNSDSALNLHPVEYATQAHYRFVSIHPFRDGNGRTARLLMNLLLLRAGYPIVVIHNQIRNDYINALVYGQHNQDDLSQLFDLICDATIRSLVEFLQVLVTAGASQNKGQIFYQQITDFMDRMSESLD